The genomic DNA CAGCAAAAGCTCTGCATTGCCCGCCTCCTGCCGCTCAAGCCTGAGATCATCCTCATGGACGAGCCGTGCAGCGCCCTCGACGTGAACGGCACCCAAGCCATCGAGGAACTGATGTTCGCTCTCAAGGGCCGCTACACCATCGTCATCGTCACTCACAACATGGCGCAGGCCCGGCGCTCCAGCGATGAATGCATTTTCATGCTCATGGGCGAACTCATCGAGCACAGCCTCACCACCGAACTCTTCCTCGCCCCCAAGAACCCCCGGACCGCCGAATACATCGAGGGCCGGTACGGCTGAACCACGGGATCGCTGCGATTCTTAAGCTGCTGCACGCGGCCTGCGCCAGCGCCACCGCCAATCTCGTTTCGCACACCCACCTGGGCGCTGAATGCGCGCGATCCGGCTCACGACCATACAACGGGCGAGGACTCAGTGAATGGACCGAAAGGTGCAGAACCGCCCGCCGAAACACTTCGTTGGTGGTCAACGCTCACAAGGCAACCATGGACAAGCCGCGAGGGTGGGATTTCCTGGTCGACCTGCTGGTGCGCCGTGAGGAGAGGGATCAGGCTTGGGACGGCGTCTGACCGCGCGCGGAACCGCCGCGAACGGCGCGCCCCGAGAACTTGCGGATCCACCGCAAAATGAGATCTGCCGGGATCGAGTCTTGCTGTGTGGACGGAGGCGTGAGATTCATGAGAAGTCACCAATCAATCTGAACCTGCATGAAAACCAGAAATCTTACTCTCCTCCTCCTTTTCGTCTCCCTGCTGACCGGGGCTTTTCTCTGGGCGCAAAAATCCGTTCCTCTCAGCACCCTGCCTTTCAGTCCGGCGCGGAAGGCAGGCCCCACCCTCTATGTCAGCGGGCAGGTTCCGCGCACCGCGGAGGGACAGGATGTTCGCCAGTCGGTGGAGGCGGAAACCCGACAAGTGATGGAGAACATCGGACGCATCCTGAAACAGCAGGGCTATACCTGGGATGACGTGGTGAACTCCACGGTTTACCTGAAGGACATCAACGACTATCAGGAGATGAACAAGGTTTACGCCTCCTATTTCAAGAATGGGTTCCCGGCACGGGCGACTGTGGGTGGTGTTGAAATCGTGTTTGGTTTCCGGGTTGAAATCAGCTGCATCGCCTACAAGGAATCCAAATGAAATCCATCGCCTCAGGAACAAGCGCGGAGGACAGGCGGCCATCGGTGTTGAACCGTCGAAGTCTCCTCTCCCGGCTGGGTGCTGCCGCGATGTTTGCGGGAATGTCGTTTCCTCAGGAGAGTCTCCAGGCCCGATCACTGCCCTCCAGGGAAATGCTGAACCGGGATCCGGATCGCTATTGGACCCGGATACGTTCCCAGCAGTTTCTGTTGCCGGAATGGAGGGTGTTTTTGAATCCGGGCAGCCTTGGTCCGATGCCGCGGCCCGTTCTGAAGGCGGTCTTTGATTCATTGACCCGGGTCGCTGAGTTCGCGAGCGATCAGACCGTGCGATGGGGATATGAGACCCTGGATGAGGAGAGGGTGGAGATGGCGGCGTTCTTGAAGTGCCGCAAGGAGGAGCTGGCCTTCACTCATAATTGCACCGAAGCGATGAGTTACATTGCCGCCGGCCTCGAACTGAAGGCCGGGGATGAGGTTTTGACCACCAACCAGGAGCATGGGGGGGGAACGGCCTGCTGGAGGTTGAAGGCCGCACGAGCGGGGGTCGTTCTTCGTGAGATCGCCATCCCGGTGACCCCGAGGAGACCGGATGAATTGATGGCGCCGCTGGTGGCCGCCATGGGACCGAAGACGCGGGTGATCAGTTTCAGCGGCCTGACCACAACGACCGGATTGATCATGCCGGTGCGGGAGATCTGCCGGGCCGCCCGGGAGCGGGGCGTGATTTCAGTGGTGGATGGAGCCCACATGGATGGACAGATCCCGGTCAACCTCCATGAACTGGAGTGCGATTACTTTGCCGGGAGTCCGCACAAATGGCTGTTTGCACCGCCGGGTTGCGGGTTGCTCTACGGGCGCGGGGAGATGCTGGACCACTTGTGGCCGAGCATTGTCTCCTCGGGCTGGGATAACAAGGAAGGTCTGCGTGGGGCGCGATTCATGATGGTTGGCACGAACAGTCGTTCGACGATCGATGGGATGATGGCGGGGTTGCGATTTTTCAAGAGCCTGGGTGAGGAGGAGATCTATGCGAGGATTCACCATCTCGCGAAATATGCGCGCAGCGAAGCCGCCCGGCGTCCTTACCTTGAGGTCGTGACACCGGATGATTCGCGCTTTTACGGTTCGATTCTTTCGATCAGGTTCAAACAGGAGAAACTCGACCCGGTCTGGGCTGCACTCAGGGCAAAGCGAGTCTATGTGCTCGGAGGACAGCGATTGAGGTTGTCCTTTCACGTGTATACGCGGCGTTCGGACATCGATACCTTCTTCCAAGTCTGCGACGGCATCCTGGCCTGAACGTTGGGATGGGGCGCTGGTTGAAAGGGAAGGATGACGAGGAGGCAACACGAATGAATTCGAAAGGAATCAGGTGCTGGACGGTTGTCCTGATGTTGGTCCTTCAGAGCGGTGCGATGGGGGCGGGAATGGTGCTCGCTCCGGAGGCGGTGTTGGAGCGGATTGGGTTTGGATCGTGTGCAAAGGAGGATCGACCGCAACCGATCTGGGAGGTTGTCGTCACCAACCGGCCGCAACTGTTCCTTTTTCTGGGGGACAACATTTATGGCGACACGACCAACCTCACGATTCTTCGCCAGAAGTGGGGTTTGCTCGGAGCCCAGCCTGGTTTTCAAAAACTCAAACGCACCTGCCCGTTGCTGGCCACCTGGGATGACCACGATTACGGGGCGAACGATGCGGGTGCTGATTTTGTCCTGAGGAGGGAATCCCAAGCGGCTTTTCTGGACTTTTTTGAAGTTCCGGCTGGGGATCCGAGACGCACGCGGGACGGGGTTTATCATTCCGTCGTGGTTGGTCCTGCCGGGCGGCGGGTACAAATCCTACTGCTGGATGCGCGATTTTTCAGAAGTCCGCTGAAAACGGGATTCAAGCCGGGAGAACCCGGTGAAGGTTACCGGGGTCCGTACGCACCGGAGACATCTCCGTCGGCCACGGTGTTGGGCGAAACCCAATGGCGATGGCTGGAGGCCCGGTTACGCGAGCCGGCGGAATTGCGGTTGATCTGTTCCGGGGTGCAGGTGATTCCTGACGAACATGGATCGGAGATGTGGGGCAACTTTCCGCTGGAGCGCCGCCGGCTGTTTGAAGTGATCGCCCGGACTCGCGCGAACGGGGTGGTGTTTCTCAGTGGCGACCGGCATCTCGCCGAAATCATGAGGCTTCCACCGGAGAAGTCCGGGGTAAGTTACCCGCTGTACGAGGTGACTTCGAGCAGTTTGAATGTCCCGAGCGGAAACCTGACGCGGGCCGGGGTCCGGTTTGCCAACGAGATCAACTCCTATCGTCAGGGATTGACCTATTTTGATACCAACTACGGCATGATACTCATCGACTGGACGCAGACACCCCCGGTGGTTCGACTGCAGGTTCGCGATGAGAAGGACACGGTGGTTCTGCAGCAACGGATCCGGCTGGGCGCCACTGTGGAGGACGTACGACCTGTGCCTCGGTGATCCTCCCGACTAGCTTCAGTGTCAAGTGAGTCGGGAGGTTCAACAAATCCTCGGCAACTGTTCGCCACTGAGCAGGTCGAGCACGCGGGCGACGCCAAGGCGATTTTTGAGTGTGACCAGGCCGGGTGTGCCGGCGCTGACGGTTCCGATGAAACCGGCGCCGGCTCCGAGAGGGTGGGCGTGCAGGAGGTCGAGCGCGCGCGGGAGGTCGCGCGGAGCGATGAAGGCTGCGAAGCGGCCTTCGTTGGCCACGTAGAGCGGGTCGAGGCCAAGTATTTCGCAGGCGCCGCGCACCTCCTCCCGAACGGGAACGGCGCTTTCGTCGATGTCCACCTGCACGCGGGCGGCCATCGCAATTTCATTCAGCGCACTGGCGAGACCGCCGCGGGTAGGGTCGCGCAGGCAGTGGATTTCAACGCCGGCGTCAAGCAGCGCCAACACGGGCGCGGTCAGCGGCGCGCAGTCGCTCTCAATCGTGCTCTCGAACTGGAGACCTTCGCGCACGGACATGATGGCCAGGCCGTGCCGGCCCACGTCGCCGCTCAGCAGTACCGCATCACCGGGCGTCACGCACGTGGGTGCAATCACGACGTTGTGTTCGACCACGCCCAGGCCTGCCGTGTTGATGAACAGTCCGTCGCCCTTGCCCTTGTCCACCACTTTGGTGTCGCCCGTGACGAGTTCGACGCCGACAGCGTCGGCGGCTTGTCGCATGGACAGTGCCACGCGATGCAGCGTCTCCGTCGGCAATCCTTCCTCGATGATGAACCCGGCGCTCAACCACCGCGGACGCGCGCCGCACATGGCGAGGTCGTTGACCGTGCCGTTCACTGCCAGCGTGCCAATGTCGCCGCCGGGGAAGAAGAGTGGACGCACCACATAGGAATCCGTCGTGAAGGCGAGACGCTGACCGCCCACTTCAATCACCGCGCCGTCGTGACGCGGGTCGAGGTTCGGGTTGCCAAACGCGGGCAGGAACAACTTCTCGATGAGCTGTTGCATGAGCCGTCCGCCGCCGCCGTGGGCGAGCAGCACGTTGGGATAATCCGGCAATGGAATCGGACAATGGGCGGTGAATTCGGGTTTCATGGCGTCATGGATGAGTGGCCTGCGCGCGCCGGTAGCGGTGGTAAGCGGCGCACGCTCCTTCGCTCGACACCATCGTCGCGCCGAGCGGATGTTCCGGCGTGCAGCGCGTGCCAAAGGCCGGACACTCGTGGGGTTTCCTGATCCCTTGCAGTATCAGGCCGCTGATGCATTCGGACGATTCCTCCGCGCGCACGCCGGCCACGCCGAATCGCTGCTCGGCGTCGAACTCCGCGTAGGTCTCGCTCAAGCCCAGGCCGCTCCGCGGAATCTCGCCGACGCCGCGCCACTTGCGGGGCACGACGCGGAACACTTCGCGGATGAGTTGCTGCGCCGGCGTGTTGCCCTCACGGCGCACCGCGCGGGCGTATGGATTCTCGACTTCAGCCCGGCCCGCTTCGAGTTGTTGCACGCACAGCAGCACGCCTTGCAGGATGTCCAGGGGCTCGAAGCCCGTGACCACGATGGGCACACGATACCGGCGCGCCAGGGGTTCGTATTCGGTAAAGCCCATGACCGTGCAAACGTGCCCGGCTGCGAGAAAACCCTGCACGCGGTTGGCCGGGGACGCGAGGATGGACTCCATCGCGGGCGGCACCAGCGCATGCGAAACGAGCAGCGAGAAGTGTTTCAAACCGAACGTGCGCGCCTGCGCCACGGCCATCGCGTTCGCGGGTGCGGTGGTTTCAAAACCGACGGCAAAGAACACGACCTCGCGCATTGGGTTTTCCCGCGCCAACTTCACCGCATCGAGCGGCGAATAGACGATCCGCACGTCGCCGCCGCGCGCTTTCACGGTGAGCAAATCCTGCTCCGTGCCCGGCACTCGCAGCATGTCGCCGAACGAGCAGAAGATGGCTTCGGGCCGCGCCGCGATTTCGAGTGCCTTATCCATCAACTCAATCGGCGTGACGCACACGGGGCAGCCCGGCCCGTGCACGAGTTCGAGTCCCGGCGGCAGCAGTTGATCCAGGCCAAATTTGACGATGGCGTGGGTTTGCCCGCCGCACACTTCCATGATCGTCCACGGGCGCGTGGTCGCTCGGGCCAGGGTCTCGGCGAGCCGGCGGGTCAGCGCGGCGTCGCGATATTCGTCCATGAATTTCACGGCGCGGGCTTGCCGGTCGCATCGGGCTGCAGTTCGGCCAGTTCGTCCATCTCGCGCAGGTAATGGAAGACGCGTTGCGCCTCGGCTTCGTCCACGCGGCTGAGGGCCACGCCGACATGCACGATGACGTAATCGCCGACCTGCGCCTCCGGGACGAAGGCGAGGTTCACTTCCTTGACGATGCCGCCAAAGCTCACGCGCCCGGCACGCTGCAATGGATCGCCAGCGGCGATGCTCAGCACTCTTCCTGGAATGGCTAGGCACATGGTGTTCGCTCCCGCGCCAGGAACCTTCGGGCGGCTGACACTTGACCCAAGGCGAGGCCGCCTTCGTTGGGCGGCACGCGTTGATGCCAGCAGGGTTGGAAGCCCTCCTCGGTCAGACGTCTCACCGCGCGTTCGGTGAGTGGCCTATTCTGGAAGCAGCCGCCCGTGAGCGCCACGCGCCAGCATCGGGCGCAGTGTCCGCAATTCGTCCCCGGAAAACGCGGCGAGCGTCGGCAGGCGCGTCCGCGTGAAGGCCTCCTCGCCGAGGAATTCGTAAAGCAAACCCAGCGCGGCTCGGCGCGGCTCGCGCGTCGCCTGCTCACCCCCCGGCAAGCGGAACGGGCGCAAATGCGCGACGCGCTCGAAGTCATTGTCCGTCACGCACAGGAACTCGCCGCCCCAGATCGTGCCATCGCTTCCGTAGCCCGTGCCGTCCCAGCACACGCCGAGCACGGGCGGTTCGAGTTCGTTCTCGGCCATGCAGGACAGGACGTGCGCGTAGTGGTGTTGCACGGCCATGAAGCGTGCGCCGGGCGATTGCGCCGCGCGCTCTCGGGCGAACTGTGTCGAGAGATAATCCGGGTGTTGGTCGGCAACGAAGACGTCCGGTTGAACGTCGTAGAGTTGAGGCAAGTCGGCGGCGACGCGGCGGAAGGCAGCCAGCGCCGGGGCGGTTCCCAAATCGCCGATGTGCTGGCTCAGGAAAGCCTGCTGACCGACGGACAGCGCGACGGTATTCTTCAAGTGCGCGCCCACGGCCAGGATCGTTTCGGATTTGAGCGAAACGGGCCATGGCGCGAATCCGCGCGCCCGGCGCAGCACGAGTTCGCGTCCGGCGACCACGCGCACGATGGAGTCATCGACGGGCCGCGTGATGGGCCGGTTATGGACGAGGAAGAAGTCGGCGATTCCGGCGAGGCGTTGCAACGCTTCGCGTTCGTCCGTGCAAATCGGCTCATCGCAGCGGTTGCCGCTCGTGGCCACGATCGGGAAGCCCAGTTCGGCCAGCAGCAAGTGATGCAGCGGCGTGGAGGCCAGCATCACACCGAGATAAGGATTGCCGGGCGCAACGGCGGTTGAGATTTGAGACTTTGGATTTGAGAATTCGGATTCGCGGTGGCGGTGCAGCAGCACGATGGGCGCTTCCGGCGAGCGAAGCAGGCGTGCTTCGAGCGGCGAGACCTCGCATGGCCCGCGCACCGACTCCAGCGACGGAAACATCAGCGCCAACGGTTTCTCCTCGCGATGTTTTCGTTCGCGCAGCCGGCGTACGGCTTGTTCATCGTGCGCGGCGACCATCAGATGGAATCCCCCCAAGCCTTTCACCGCGACAATCACTCCCTGTCGGATCGCAGCGGCGGCGGCCCGCAGGGCGGTGTCGCGGGTCTCCAGGCGTCTGCCGTCCGGGTCCCAAAGTTCGAGATGCGGGCCGCAGGCCGGGCAAGCGTTGGGTTGGGCGTGGAAACGGCGGTCGCGCGGGTCGTCGTATTCGGCCTGGCATTGCGCGCACATCGTGAACGATTTCATCGCGGTGTTGGCGCGGTCATAGGGCAGCGCCTCGATGATCCTGAAGCGCGGCCCGCAGTGCGTGCAGTGGGTGAACGGATGGCGAAAGCGGCGGTTCGCCGGGTCGAAGATGTCGCGCTCGCAGTCCGCGCAAATCGCGAGGTCGGGCAACAGGAGTGCCGTCTTGTCGCCATCGCCGCAGCTGGTGCGAATCTCGAACGAGCCGAAACCCACGGCGTCGAGCCACGCCGCCTCCAGACTTTGGATCGAACTGTGCGGCGGCTTCTCCCCTTCGAGGCGCAACAGAAACTCTTCCACGTTCGCTCGAGCGCCCTCCACTTCGACGCCCACGCCTTGCGGCGAGTTATTGACCCAGCCCGTCAGTCCCAGTTCGGCAGCCAGACGATGGACGAATGGCCGGAAGCCCACGCCCTGCACCGCGCCGCGAATCGTCACGCGCAGACGGATCGGTGCTCCGCTTCTTGTCGTCAGCGGGCTGGGCGGCGCGCCGGTCATCATTCCTCCACATCCACACTGTCGAGCAGGATGTCCTGCGCTTTCGCGTCGTTTGGGTTGGGATTGAATAGGATCTCGAGCTCCGCCCCGTCGGCCACCGTGCCGACGGCGGCTTCGTTGAAGTGTTCGCGGAAATGCTCGGGCGAGATGTGGCAGAGTGCGCCGAGCCGCACGCGTGGTGTGCGTGAGCGGCGAGGGATCCACCGGATTGCCGCTGATGGAAATGGGCACTTCGCCGACCCCGAAGACGTAGAGCATGTTGAACTGACCGGGGGCGAAGACGAGGGGCTGGGCGTCGCCGACCGGCGCGAGCGCCAGGGTGAACGTATCCGCCGTCTCCTTGCGCACCTGCTCGACGCGCCAGGGCGTCGGCAGCATCGGCTCCGTCGTGAAGTGCGGGCTGGCGTGTGGTTCAAGCGCGCGTTCCATGAAAGTTGCCAGGTCATTTCAAAGCAGCCACGCCGCCAGCGTGAAGTAGAACAAAACCGTAAACATGTCCGTCAACGCCAGCGTGACCGGCCCGGCGGCAATCTTCGGGTCGAGTTTAAGCGCGTGGAGGAGGGTCGGGATGCTCAGACCCAGTAAACAGGCGGTGCCCAGCGAAAGCACAATCCCGCCGCCGATCA from Verrucomicrobiota bacterium includes the following:
- a CDS encoding RidA family protein, which codes for MKTRNLTLLLLFVSLLTGAFLWAQKSVPLSTLPFSPARKAGPTLYVSGQVPRTAEGQDVRQSVEAETRQVMENIGRILKQQGYTWDDVVNSTVYLKDINDYQEMNKVYASYFKNGFPARATVGGVEIVFGFRVEISCIAYKESK
- a CDS encoding aminotransferase class V-fold PLP-dependent enzyme, encoding MKSIASGTSAEDRRPSVLNRRSLLSRLGAAAMFAGMSFPQESLQARSLPSREMLNRDPDRYWTRIRSQQFLLPEWRVFLNPGSLGPMPRPVLKAVFDSLTRVAEFASDQTVRWGYETLDEERVEMAAFLKCRKEELAFTHNCTEAMSYIAAGLELKAGDEVLTTNQEHGGGTACWRLKAARAGVVLREIAIPVTPRRPDELMAPLVAAMGPKTRVISFSGLTTTTGLIMPVREICRAARERGVISVVDGAHMDGQIPVNLHELECDYFAGSPHKWLFAPPGCGLLYGRGEMLDHLWPSIVSSGWDNKEGLRGARFMMVGTNSRSTIDGMMAGLRFFKSLGEEEIYARIHHLAKYARSEAARRPYLEVVTPDDSRFYGSILSIRFKQEKLDPVWAALRAKRVYVLGGQRLRLSFHVYTRRSDIDTFFQVCDGILA
- a CDS encoding alkaline phosphatase family protein; amino-acid sequence: MLVLQSGAMGAGMVLAPEAVLERIGFGSCAKEDRPQPIWEVVVTNRPQLFLFLGDNIYGDTTNLTILRQKWGLLGAQPGFQKLKRTCPLLATWDDHDYGANDAGADFVLRRESQAAFLDFFEVPAGDPRRTRDGVYHSVVVGPAGRRVQILLLDARFFRSPLKTGFKPGEPGEGYRGPYAPETSPSATVLGETQWRWLEARLREPAELRLICSGVQVIPDEHGSEMWGNFPLERRRLFEVIARTRANGVVFLSGDRHLAEIMRLPPEKSGVSYPLYEVTSSSLNVPSGNLTRAGVRFANEINSYRQGLTYFDTNYGMILIDWTQTPPVVRLQVRDEKDTVVLQQRIRLGATVEDVRPVPR
- the hypE gene encoding hydrogenase expression/formation protein HypE — its product is MKPEFTAHCPIPLPDYPNVLLAHGGGGRLMQQLIEKLFLPAFGNPNLDPRHDGAVIEVGGQRLAFTTDSYVVRPLFFPGGDIGTLAVNGTVNDLAMCGARPRWLSAGFIIEEGLPTETLHRVALSMRQAADAVGVELVTGDTKVVDKGKGDGLFINTAGLGVVEHNVVIAPTCVTPGDAVLLSGDVGRHGLAIMSVREGLQFESTIESDCAPLTAPVLALLDAGVEIHCLRDPTRGGLASALNEIAMAARVQVDIDESAVPVREEVRGACEILGLDPLYVANEGRFAAFIAPRDLPRALDLLHAHPLGAGAGFIGTVSAGTPGLVTLKNRLGVARVLDLLSGEQLPRIC
- the hypD gene encoding hydrogenase formation protein HypD, with the protein product MKFMDEYRDAALTRRLAETLARATTRPWTIMEVCGGQTHAIVKFGLDQLLPPGLELVHGPGCPVCVTPIELMDKALEIAARPEAIFCSFGDMLRVPGTEQDLLTVKARGGDVRIVYSPLDAVKLARENPMREVVFFAVGFETTAPANAMAVAQARTFGLKHFSLLVSHALVPPAMESILASPANRVQGFLAAGHVCTVMGFTEYEPLARRYRVPIVVTGFEPLDILQGVLLCVQQLEAGRAEVENPYARAVRREGNTPAQQLIREVFRVVPRKWRGVGEIPRSGLGLSETYAEFDAEQRFGVAGVRAEESSECISGLILQGIRKPHECPAFGTRCTPEHPLGATMVSSEGACAAYHRYRRAQATHP
- a CDS encoding HypC/HybG/HupF family hydrogenase formation chaperone, which translates into the protein MCLAIPGRVLSIAAGDPLQRAGRVSFGGIVKEVNLAFVPEAQVGDYVIVHVGVALSRVDEAEAQRVFHYLREMDELAELQPDATGKPAP
- a CDS encoding hydrogenase maturation nickel metallochaperone HypA, translated to MRLGALCHISPEHFREHFNEAAVGTVADGAELEILFNPNPNDAKAQDILLDSVDVEE